The genomic interval TCGCCTGCAGCATCGACAACACCGAGACAATGAAGATCAGGTTCAACGCAAGCGCGACGTTCGCGATCACCCCGAACACCCGGTAGTACAGCACCATGAAGATCATCACGGCGATGAAGCCGATCACCACCGACTGCATACCGCGATCGATGTTCTCCTGACCGAGGCTCGGGCCCACCGTACGTTCTTCGACGATCGACATCGGCGCGGCGAGCGCCCCGGCGCGCAGCAACAGCGCCAGGTTGCGGGCCTCGCGGCTGCTGTCGAGTCCGGAGATCTGGAAGCGACGCCCCAGCGGCTCGTTGATGCGTGCGACGTTGATTACCTCTTCGCTACGCGAGGTGCGCATCACCTGCTCACCGTCTTCCTCAACGGTCTCGGTCGAGGTCTCGATGAACACGGTGGCCATCAGCCGACCGACGTTGTCCGAGGTCACGCGGGAGAAAATCCGCGCACCCTGACCGTCCAGATTAATGAACACCGCCGGACCGCCCGTATCCTGGGCAATGCCCGAGGAGGCATCCGTGATGTAGTCACCGGTCAGCATGACCTGACGCTGCAGCAGCACCGGTGTCCCGTCGCGTTCGTGGTAAAGACGCGTGCCCGACGGCGCACGCCCGGTCTCGTCAGCCTCCCGCGCATCACCGCTCTCCGACACGAGGCGGAATTCCAGCGTCGCAGTCGCGCCCAGGACCTCCTTTGCCCGTGCCGTGTCCTGCACGCCCGGGAGCTGCACCACAATCCGGTTCTCGCCCTGCTGAGCGATGATCGGTTCCGCCACGCCCAGCTCGTCGACCCGCGAACGCAGCGTGGAGATGTTTTGCTGCAGGGCCTGACGACGCAGTTCCGTCAGGTGGTCGTCATCCAGCGTGGCTACCAGTCGGCTGGTGTCCCCGGACCCACGCGACTCCCAGACCAGTTCCTCGCGATACTGGCGCTGTAGCCAGCTCTCGGCCGCTTCGCGGTCCGCCTCGCTCTCGAACATCACGGTCAGATCGCGGGAGCCGCGTTCCACGGTGTCGAACGAAATACGCTCTTCCCGCAGGCGTCCGCGCAGCTCGTTCGAGTAACGCTCCATCGCGGTACCGATCACCGCGTCCAGGTCCACTTCCATCAGGAAGTGGACCCCGCCACGCAGGTCGAGGCCGAGAGCCATGGGCTGGCCATTGATGGCTCGCAACCAGCGCGGGGTGGCCGGGGCCATGTTCAGGGCGACGGTGTGATTGTCATCCAGCGCGTTGCGCAATATCTCGGCAGCGGTGGACTGCTCGTCTGTGGTCTCGAAGCGCAACAGGATCTG from Thioalkalivibrio sp. ALJ12 carries:
- the secD gene encoding protein translocase subunit SecD is translated as MRNSYPAWLYALIVVIILGAGLYAAPNLFPEDPSVQIGNPTTGEIDQNIRELMGTILGAQGVTPHTVEEQDDGQILLRFETTDEQSTAAEILRNALDDNHTVALNMAPATPRWLRAINGQPMALGLDLRGGVHFLMEVDLDAVIGTAMERYSNELRGRLREERISFDTVERGSRDLTVMFESEADREAAESWLQRQYREELVWESRGSGDTSRLVATLDDDHLTELRRQALQQNISTLRSRVDELGVAEPIIAQQGENRIVVQLPGVQDTARAKEVLGATATLEFRLVSESGDAREADETGRAPSGTRLYHERDGTPVLLQRQVMLTGDYITDASSGIAQDTGGPAVFINLDGQGARIFSRVTSDNVGRLMATVFIETSTETVEEDGEQVMRTSRSEEVINVARINEPLGRRFQISGLDSSREARNLALLLRAGALAAPMSIVEERTVGPSLGQENIDRGMQSVVIGFIAVMIFMVLYYRVFGVIANVALALNLIFIVSVLSMLQATLTLPGIAGIVLTVGMAVDANVLIFERIREELRNGLSPQAAIASGYDRAFTTIADANVTTLIAALVLFLFGTGPIKGFAITLSIGIIASMFTAIIVTRAIVNLTYGRQRRLNRLAI